A genomic window from Blastococcus saxobsidens DD2 includes:
- a CDS encoding ABC transporter ATP-binding protein yields MPTDQSLISARGLVKRFGTFTAVDGIDVDVAPGEAFGFLGPNGAGKSSTMRMIGAVSPPTAGELRILGLDPVVDGPAIRARLGVVPQTDNLDPEITVAENLLVYGRYFGIARSVLRSRAAELLEFVQLTERAGDKVEPLSGGMKRRLTIARALINEPEVVLLDEPTTGLDPQARHVLWDRLYRLKQRGVTLVLTTHYMDEAEQLCDRLVVMDKGRIAAEGSPAELIRRYATREVLELRFPLLEGQPGPERYVPDLDGVLQAGAVERVEVLPDRLLLYTGDGDDALSAVTGAGVHPLSSLVRRSSLEDVFLRLTGRTLVD; encoded by the coding sequence GTGCCCACCGACCAGTCCCTGATCTCCGCCCGCGGACTGGTCAAGCGGTTCGGCACCTTCACCGCCGTCGACGGCATCGACGTCGACGTCGCGCCCGGGGAGGCGTTCGGGTTCCTCGGCCCGAACGGCGCCGGCAAGAGCTCGACGATGCGCATGATCGGCGCGGTGTCGCCGCCCACGGCCGGTGAGCTCCGGATCCTCGGCCTCGATCCGGTGGTCGACGGCCCGGCGATCCGCGCCCGCCTCGGTGTCGTGCCGCAGACCGACAACCTCGACCCCGAGATCACGGTCGCGGAGAACCTGCTGGTCTACGGGCGGTACTTCGGGATCGCGCGGTCGGTGCTGCGCAGCCGCGCCGCCGAGCTGCTGGAGTTCGTGCAGCTCACCGAGCGGGCCGGCGACAAGGTGGAGCCGCTCTCGGGTGGCATGAAGCGGCGGCTGACCATCGCACGGGCGCTGATCAACGAGCCCGAGGTCGTCCTGCTCGACGAGCCGACGACCGGGCTGGACCCGCAGGCCCGCCACGTCCTGTGGGACCGGCTCTACCGGCTCAAGCAGCGCGGGGTGACCCTCGTGCTCACCACGCACTACATGGACGAGGCCGAGCAGCTCTGCGACCGGCTGGTCGTCATGGACAAGGGCCGGATCGCCGCCGAGGGGTCGCCGGCGGAGCTGATCCGCCGGTACGCGACCCGGGAGGTCCTGGAGCTGCGCTTTCCGCTGCTGGAGGGGCAGCCCGGCCCGGAGCGGTACGTCCCCGACCTCGACGGGGTGCTGCAGGCCGGCGCCGTCGAGCGGGTCGAGGTGCTGCCCGACCGCCTGCTGCTCTACACCGGCGACGGCGACGACGCCCTGTCGGCCGTCACCGGCGCCGGCGTGCACCCGCTGTCGAGCCTGGTGCGCCGGAGTTCGCTGGAGGACGTCTTCCTCCGGCTGACCGGCCGGACGCTGGTGGACTGA
- a CDS encoding DUF4233 domain-containing protein, with protein sequence MTAPDPLRAAKALRGAAAAVLVLEGIAVLFVPRGIAQTEEGLGAGRLTVLLVLALLLILASAVQRRERGLLIGTALQVPLLLTGLLNSVMWIVAGAFVLIWSYLLQVRKQLIGTSFGPVPSPRAGDADGEDQATP encoded by the coding sequence GTGACCGCACCGGACCCGCTCCGCGCCGCGAAGGCGCTGCGCGGTGCCGCGGCGGCGGTGCTCGTGCTCGAGGGCATCGCCGTCCTGTTCGTGCCGCGGGGTATCGCGCAGACCGAGGAGGGGCTCGGTGCCGGCCGCCTGACGGTCCTGCTCGTCCTCGCGCTCCTGCTGATCCTGGCGTCGGCGGTGCAGCGGCGGGAGCGCGGCCTGCTCATCGGTACCGCGCTGCAGGTGCCGTTGCTGCTCACCGGCCTGCTCAACAGCGTCATGTGGATCGTGGCCGGGGCGTTCGTGCTCATCTGGAGCTACCTGCTGCAGGTGCGCAAGCAGCTGATCGGCACCTCCTTCGGCCCGGTTCCGTCCCCCCGGGCCGGCGACGCCGACGGCGAGGACCAGGCCACCCCGTAA
- a CDS encoding bifunctional folylpolyglutamate synthase/dihydrofolate synthase, whose translation MSNGSTGEMARVESELLARWPESRLEPSLTRISALVDLLGSPHRAMPVIQVAGTNGKTTTARMIDEILRGFGLRVGRFTSPHLQTIRERIVLNGEPVGPERFVETYDDIAPYVQMVDAAGEIPMSFFEVMVGMAYALFADAPVDVAVVEVGMGGRWDATNVADARVAVVTPVAMDHAEYLGPDVATIAGEKAGIIKADSIAVLAHQQPGALDALVRRAVEADAVVAREGTEFGILDRKVAVGGQQVRLQGLGGEYEEVFLPLFGAHQAQNAATALAAVEAFLGAGAATGPIEQETVRAAFAAVRSPGRLERLRTSPTVLVDAAHNPAGMTATVEAIRESFDFTRLVGVVGAVHGKDVAGMLAALEEVCAELVVTQNSSSRAMPADELGALAVDVFGADRVSVSPRLNEAITEAIELAEAGPDDALGGSGVLVTGSVITAGEARTLLSGSRR comes from the coding sequence ATGAGCAACGGCAGCACCGGTGAGATGGCCCGGGTCGAGAGCGAGCTGCTGGCCCGGTGGCCGGAGAGCCGGCTGGAGCCGTCCCTCACCCGCATCAGCGCCCTGGTCGACCTGCTCGGTTCGCCGCACCGCGCGATGCCGGTCATCCAGGTGGCCGGCACCAACGGCAAGACGACGACGGCGCGGATGATCGACGAGATCCTGCGCGGCTTCGGGCTGCGGGTGGGCCGGTTCACCAGCCCGCACCTGCAGACCATCCGCGAGCGGATCGTGCTCAACGGCGAACCGGTCGGCCCCGAGCGCTTCGTCGAGACCTACGACGACATCGCGCCGTACGTGCAGATGGTCGACGCCGCCGGTGAGATCCCGATGAGCTTCTTCGAGGTCATGGTGGGGATGGCCTACGCGCTCTTCGCCGACGCGCCGGTCGACGTCGCCGTCGTCGAGGTGGGCATGGGCGGCCGGTGGGACGCCACGAACGTGGCCGACGCGCGGGTCGCCGTCGTCACCCCGGTGGCGATGGACCACGCCGAGTACCTCGGCCCCGACGTCGCCACGATCGCCGGCGAGAAGGCCGGGATCATCAAGGCCGACTCGATCGCGGTGCTGGCGCACCAGCAGCCCGGGGCCCTGGACGCGCTGGTCCGCCGCGCCGTCGAGGCCGACGCCGTGGTCGCCCGCGAGGGCACCGAGTTCGGCATCCTCGACCGGAAGGTGGCCGTCGGGGGGCAGCAGGTGCGGCTGCAGGGTCTCGGCGGGGAGTACGAGGAGGTCTTCCTCCCGCTCTTCGGCGCCCACCAGGCGCAGAACGCGGCCACCGCGCTGGCCGCGGTCGAGGCGTTCCTGGGTGCGGGCGCGGCCACCGGCCCGATCGAGCAGGAGACCGTCCGCGCGGCCTTCGCGGCGGTCCGCTCGCCCGGCCGGCTCGAGCGCCTGCGCACCAGCCCCACCGTGCTGGTCGACGCGGCCCACAACCCGGCCGGCATGACCGCGACGGTCGAAGCGATCCGGGAGTCCTTCGACTTCACCCGGCTGGTCGGCGTCGTCGGCGCCGTCCACGGCAAGGACGTCGCCGGGATGCTCGCCGCGCTCGAGGAGGTCTGCGCCGAGCTGGTCGTCACCCAGAACAGCTCGTCGCGCGCCATGCCGGCCGACGAGCTGGGCGCGCTCGCGGTCGACGTCTTCGGGGCCGACCGGGTGAGCGTCTCGCCGCGGCTGAACGAGGCCATCACCGAGGCGATCGAGCTGGCCGAGGCCGGCCCGGACGACGCGCTCGGCGGCTCCGGCGTGCTGGTCACCGGCAGCGTCATCACCGCCGGCGAGGCCCGCACCCTGCTGTCCGGGAGCCGGCGGTGA
- a CDS encoding acyl-CoA dehydrogenase family protein produces MDFELSDDQTQVRDGVRKLAATFSDEYWAERDEKHEFPWDFYNAFAEAGWLGIAIPEAYGGGGLGILEAALLLEEVAASGAGMNGCSPMHLTIFGLNTIVKHGSTELREEVLPRAADGSLHVCFGVTEPDAGTDTSRISTFARRSGTDYVISGRKVWITKAGQSEKMVLICRTSPREETARPTEGMSLFLVDLDSDAVHLRAIPKLGRNAVASYEVFIDDLRVPASALIGEEGQGFTYLLDGLNPERILLAHEALGIGRAALRRATRYANERVVFGRPIGMNQGIAFPLAEALMRLDAAELAARHAAWRYDRGLPCAREANTAKYLCAEAGFQAADQAIQTHGGMGYAKEYHVERYFREARLLRLAPVSQEMVLNHIAQHVLRLPKSY; encoded by the coding sequence ATGGACTTCGAACTCAGCGACGACCAGACGCAGGTACGTGACGGCGTCCGGAAGCTGGCCGCCACCTTCTCCGACGAGTACTGGGCCGAGCGGGACGAGAAGCACGAGTTCCCGTGGGACTTCTACAACGCGTTCGCCGAGGCGGGCTGGCTGGGCATCGCCATCCCCGAGGCGTACGGCGGTGGTGGGCTCGGCATCCTCGAGGCGGCGCTCCTGCTGGAGGAAGTGGCTGCATCCGGCGCCGGGATGAACGGCTGCAGCCCCATGCACCTGACGATCTTCGGACTCAACACCATCGTCAAGCACGGGAGCACGGAGCTGCGCGAAGAGGTCCTTCCTCGAGCCGCCGACGGGTCGCTGCACGTGTGCTTCGGGGTGACGGAACCCGACGCCGGGACGGACACGTCACGCATCTCCACCTTCGCCCGGCGAAGCGGCACCGACTACGTCATCAGCGGCCGGAAGGTGTGGATCACCAAGGCGGGCCAGTCCGAGAAGATGGTGCTGATCTGCCGTACGTCCCCGCGCGAGGAGACCGCCCGGCCCACCGAGGGCATGTCGCTGTTCCTGGTGGACCTTGATTCCGACGCCGTCCACCTGCGGGCCATCCCGAAACTGGGGCGCAACGCCGTGGCGTCCTACGAGGTGTTCATCGACGACCTGCGGGTGCCGGCGAGCGCGTTGATCGGCGAGGAGGGCCAGGGGTTCACCTACCTCCTGGACGGCCTCAACCCCGAGCGCATCCTGTTGGCCCACGAGGCACTGGGGATCGGTCGGGCGGCGTTGCGCCGGGCGACCCGCTACGCCAACGAGCGGGTCGTCTTCGGCCGGCCCATCGGCATGAACCAGGGCATCGCGTTCCCGCTCGCCGAGGCGTTGATGCGGCTGGATGCCGCCGAGCTCGCCGCACGCCACGCGGCCTGGCGCTACGACCGGGGCCTGCCCTGCGCACGCGAGGCCAACACGGCGAAGTACCTCTGCGCCGAGGCGGGTTTCCAGGCCGCCGACCAGGCGATCCAGACCCACGGGGGGATGGGGTACGCCAAGGAGTACCACGTGGAGCGCTACTTCCGGGAAGCGCGACTGCTGCGGCTGGCCCCGGTGAGCCAGGAGATGGTGCTGAACCACATCGCCCAGCACGTGCTGCGCCTGCCGAAGTCCTACTGA
- a CDS encoding ABC transporter permease: MSTVETTAPRQALLWRVFPLYPLSARRAGHLVHRNFLVAKRTWPLFVSGMFEPFFYLLSIGVGIGGLIGTVVTDTGASLSYQEFVAPGLMAAAAMNGAIYDSVFNLFFKLRYSKLYDAVLATPLSAPDVAVGEVAWSLMRGATYSAAFLGIMVVMGLVGSWWAVLALPAAILIGFAFAAVGLAATTFLRGWQDFEFVQLVLLPLFLFSTTFYPLSTYPGPLQVVVQCTPLYHGIELIRGLVTGDVGWSLLGNAGYLVVMGLVGLTIGARRLSGLLLK, translated from the coding sequence GTGAGCACCGTGGAGACCACCGCTCCGCGGCAGGCGCTGCTCTGGCGGGTGTTCCCCCTCTACCCGCTCTCCGCCCGGCGGGCCGGGCACCTGGTGCACCGGAACTTCCTGGTGGCCAAGCGCACCTGGCCGCTGTTCGTCTCCGGGATGTTCGAGCCGTTCTTCTACCTGCTCTCGATCGGCGTCGGGATCGGCGGGCTGATCGGCACCGTGGTCACCGACACCGGTGCGTCGCTGAGCTACCAGGAGTTCGTCGCACCGGGGCTCATGGCGGCCGCCGCGATGAACGGCGCGATCTACGACTCGGTGTTCAACCTCTTCTTCAAGCTGCGGTACTCGAAGCTCTACGACGCCGTCCTGGCCACCCCGCTGTCCGCGCCGGACGTGGCGGTGGGGGAGGTGGCCTGGTCGCTCATGCGGGGCGCCACCTACTCCGCGGCCTTCCTGGGGATCATGGTGGTCATGGGGCTGGTCGGCTCCTGGTGGGCGGTGCTCGCGCTGCCCGCCGCGATCCTCATCGGGTTCGCCTTCGCCGCGGTGGGGCTCGCCGCCACGACGTTCCTGCGCGGCTGGCAGGACTTCGAGTTCGTGCAGCTGGTGCTGCTGCCGCTGTTCCTCTTCTCGACGACCTTCTACCCGCTGTCGACCTACCCCGGGCCGCTGCAGGTCGTCGTCCAGTGCACGCCGCTGTACCACGGCATCGAGCTGATCCGCGGCCTCGTCACCGGCGACGTCGGCTGGTCGCTGCTGGGCAACGCCGGCTACCTGGTGGTCATGGGGCTGGTCGGCCTGACCATCGGCGCCCGCCGCCTCTCCGGTCTCCTGCTGAAGTAG
- a CDS encoding YccF domain-containing protein — translation MDTLRLLLNLVWLVLQGWVLALAYALAGVLACLLIVTIPFGIAAFRLAFFVIWPFGRTTVRAPDAGVASAVGNLLWFLVAGWWLALLHIVAGIGFCLTIIGIPFGVASFKLAAVGLFPLGKRVVENTPPRDWMHAGGGVVGGAPGRAAVAR, via the coding sequence GTGGATACCTTGCGGTTGCTGCTCAACCTCGTCTGGCTGGTGCTCCAGGGCTGGGTGCTCGCCCTGGCCTACGCCCTGGCAGGCGTGCTCGCCTGCCTGCTGATCGTCACCATCCCGTTCGGCATCGCCGCGTTCCGGCTCGCCTTCTTCGTGATCTGGCCGTTCGGGCGCACGACCGTGCGGGCCCCGGACGCCGGGGTCGCGTCGGCCGTGGGCAACCTCTTGTGGTTCCTGGTCGCCGGCTGGTGGCTGGCGCTGCTGCACATCGTCGCCGGCATCGGGTTCTGCCTCACGATCATCGGGATCCCGTTCGGCGTGGCGTCCTTCAAGCTCGCGGCGGTCGGGCTGTTCCCGCTCGGCAAGCGCGTCGTGGAGAACACTCCGCCGCGTGACTGGATGCACGCCGGCGGAGGGGTCGTCGGCGGCGCCCCCGGCCGGGCCGCCGTCGCCCGGTGA
- a CDS encoding CaiB/BaiF CoA transferase family protein, with protein MSHHAGALSGLRVVDLSRVLAGPLCTQMLADHGAEVIKVEPPAGDETRGWGPPFVGPRTSAYFTGVNRNKQNIVLDLGSDGGREALRRLLEDADVLVENFKAGTLAAWGFDDEHLSTRYPRLVHARITGFGVEGPLGGAPGYDAVLQAYGGLMSINGEETGPPLRVGVPVVDMVTGIYAVTGILLALQERQVSGRGQLVDCALLDTAVSLLHPHSATWFANGHVPARTGSAHPTIAPYDTFECRDGIFFLAVGNDRQFRALVDVLGVPGLADEERFASNADRVGHRDELRGVLAPLLRGRDREELGRTLLERGVPSSPVHDIGETLTDPQVRHRDLVVELDGYTGVGLPIKLSRTPGSVRTPPREPGADTDEVLRRLGLGGDDALTGRG; from the coding sequence ATGTCCCACCACGCCGGCGCGTTGTCGGGTCTGCGCGTCGTGGACCTGTCGCGGGTCCTCGCCGGCCCGCTGTGCACGCAGATGCTCGCCGACCACGGCGCGGAGGTGATCAAGGTCGAGCCGCCTGCCGGTGACGAGACCCGGGGGTGGGGGCCGCCGTTCGTCGGGCCCCGGACGAGCGCGTACTTCACCGGCGTGAACCGGAACAAGCAGAACATCGTGCTCGACCTCGGTTCCGACGGCGGCCGGGAGGCGCTGCGCCGGCTGCTGGAGGACGCGGACGTGCTGGTGGAGAACTTCAAGGCCGGGACGCTCGCCGCGTGGGGCTTCGACGACGAGCACCTCTCCACCCGGTACCCGCGCCTGGTCCATGCCCGGATCACCGGCTTCGGGGTCGAGGGGCCGCTGGGCGGCGCTCCGGGCTACGACGCGGTGCTGCAGGCGTACGGCGGGCTGATGAGCATCAACGGCGAGGAGACCGGGCCACCGCTGCGCGTGGGCGTACCCGTCGTGGACATGGTGACCGGGATCTACGCGGTCACCGGCATCCTGCTGGCGCTGCAGGAACGGCAGGTCTCGGGACGGGGCCAGCTCGTGGACTGCGCGCTCCTGGACACCGCGGTCAGCCTGCTGCACCCGCACAGCGCGACCTGGTTCGCCAACGGGCACGTGCCTGCCCGGACCGGCTCGGCGCACCCCACGATCGCCCCCTACGACACCTTCGAGTGCCGCGACGGGATCTTCTTCCTCGCCGTCGGCAACGACCGGCAGTTCCGCGCGCTGGTGGACGTGCTCGGGGTGCCGGGCCTCGCCGACGAGGAGCGTTTCGCCTCGAACGCCGACCGGGTCGGGCACCGTGACGAGCTCCGCGGCGTCCTGGCGCCGCTGCTGCGCGGCCGGGACCGGGAGGAGCTGGGGCGCACCCTGCTCGAGCGCGGGGTGCCGTCGAGTCCGGTGCACGACATCGGCGAGACGTTGACCGATCCGCAGGTGCGGCACCGCGACCTCGTCGTCGAACTCGACGGCTACACCGGGGTGGGTCTCCCGATCAAGCTCAGCCGGACGCCGGGCTCCGTGCGCACTCCGCCGCGCGAACCCGGCGCCGACACCGACGAGGTGCTCCGGCGCCTCGGCCTCGGCGGGGACGACGCCCTGACCGGTCGCGGCTAG
- the ndk gene encoding nucleoside-diphosphate kinase produces the protein MTERTLVLVKPDGVSRGLVGEVITRLERKGLRLVAAELRTLTAEVAETHYAEHRERPFFGSLVEFITGGPLMALVVEGPRAIEAFRALAGATDPVKAAPGTIRGDFALEVQDNIVHGSDSPESAAREIALFFPDLG, from the coding sequence GTGACCGAACGCACCCTCGTCCTCGTCAAGCCCGACGGCGTCTCCCGCGGCCTGGTCGGCGAGGTGATCACCCGGCTGGAGCGCAAGGGGCTGCGCCTGGTCGCCGCCGAGCTGCGCACGCTGACCGCCGAGGTCGCCGAGACGCACTACGCCGAGCACCGCGAGCGGCCGTTCTTCGGCTCGCTCGTCGAGTTCATCACCGGCGGCCCGCTGATGGCCCTGGTCGTGGAGGGCCCGCGCGCCATCGAGGCGTTTCGCGCCCTCGCCGGTGCCACCGACCCGGTGAAGGCCGCGCCCGGCACGATCCGCGGCGACTTCGCCCTCGAGGTGCAGGACAACATCGTGCACGGCTCCGACTCGCCCGAGTCCGCCGCGCGCGAGATCGCCTTGTTCTTCCCCGACCTCGGCTGA
- the valS gene encoding valine--tRNA ligase has translation METRIASPDGAAVTTADPGASSGVPEKPSIDGLEEKWVGRWAAEDTYGFDRAAALQAPREQIYSIDTPPPTASGSLHVGHVFSYTHTDIVARYQRMRGKHVYYPMGWDDNGLPTERRVQNYYGVRCDPALPYDPSFEPPAKAGKDQVPVSRRNFVALCMQLTEDDEAEFEKLWRRVGLSVDWGNVYRTISETSRATAQRMFLHNLARGEAYAQEAPTLWDVTFRTAVAQAELEDRERPGAYHRISFSSADGSVFIETTRPELLPACVALVAHPDDARYQPLFGKTVRTPLFDVEVPVVAHRLAEPDKGSGIAMICTFGDLNDVTWWRELQLPTRAIVGWDGRILADPPPGVPVHPYDELAGKTMFSAQQRIVELLRDSGDLEGEPKQITHPVKFFEKGERPLEIVTTRQWYIRNGGRDADLRDALIARGREIQWVPEHMRHRYDNWVEGLNGDWLISRQRFFGVPFPVWYRLDASGEPIHDEPILAPESALPVDPSSDVPEGFTEDQRGKPGGFMADPDVMDTWATSSLSPQVASGWDTDPELFAKVFPMDQRPQAHDIIRTWLFSTVVRAHFEHGSAPWSHATISGFVVDPDRKKMSKSKGNATTPIDVLERYGTDAVRWRAAGARPGADSPFDEAQMKVGRRLAMKILNIGKFVLGLGAGSVDLASATERITEPIDRGMLTALAAVVDEATAAMEAYNYTRALEVAETFFWSFCDDYVELVKSRAYRSDDAAASAQAALALALSVQLRLFAPVLPFVTEEVWSWWQTGSVHRAAWPSAAELPGNGDPAVVTVAAAALAAVRKAKSDAKQSMRADVESATVTATPDQVPLVEAVRSDLIDAGRIQLLMVRPGEGALAVDVVLAGPGAD, from the coding sequence ATGGAAACCCGCATCGCGAGCCCGGATGGTGCCGCCGTGACCACGGCCGACCCGGGAGCCTCGAGCGGCGTACCCGAGAAGCCCTCGATCGACGGCCTCGAGGAGAAGTGGGTCGGCCGCTGGGCCGCCGAGGACACCTACGGCTTCGACCGCGCGGCCGCCCTGCAGGCGCCGCGGGAGCAGATCTACTCGATCGACACTCCCCCGCCGACCGCCAGCGGCTCGCTGCACGTGGGGCACGTGTTCAGCTACACCCACACCGACATCGTCGCCCGCTACCAGCGGATGCGCGGCAAGCACGTCTACTACCCGATGGGCTGGGACGACAACGGGCTGCCGACCGAGCGGCGGGTGCAGAACTACTACGGCGTCCGCTGCGACCCGGCCCTGCCCTACGACCCGTCGTTCGAGCCCCCCGCCAAGGCGGGCAAGGACCAGGTGCCGGTCTCCCGCCGCAACTTCGTCGCGCTGTGCATGCAGCTGACGGAGGACGACGAGGCAGAGTTCGAGAAGCTCTGGCGCCGCGTCGGTCTGTCGGTCGACTGGGGCAACGTCTACCGGACGATCTCGGAGACCTCCCGCGCGACCGCGCAGCGGATGTTCCTGCACAATCTGGCCCGCGGCGAGGCCTACGCCCAGGAGGCGCCGACCCTCTGGGACGTCACCTTCCGCACCGCCGTCGCCCAGGCCGAGCTGGAGGACCGGGAGCGCCCCGGCGCCTACCACCGGATCTCCTTCTCCTCCGCCGACGGCTCGGTCTTCATCGAGACCACCCGGCCGGAGCTGCTGCCGGCGTGCGTGGCACTGGTCGCGCACCCCGACGACGCGCGCTACCAGCCGCTGTTCGGGAAGACGGTCCGGACGCCGCTGTTCGACGTCGAGGTGCCGGTGGTCGCGCACCGCCTCGCCGAGCCCGACAAGGGCTCCGGCATCGCGATGATCTGCACCTTCGGTGACCTCAACGACGTCACCTGGTGGCGGGAGCTGCAGCTGCCCACCCGCGCGATCGTCGGCTGGGACGGCCGGATCCTGGCCGACCCGCCGCCCGGCGTGCCCGTGCACCCCTACGACGAGCTGGCCGGCAAGACGATGTTCAGCGCCCAGCAGCGGATCGTGGAGCTGCTGCGCGACTCCGGCGACCTCGAGGGCGAGCCGAAGCAGATCACCCACCCGGTGAAGTTCTTCGAGAAGGGCGAGCGCCCGCTGGAGATCGTCACCACGCGGCAGTGGTACATCCGCAACGGTGGCCGGGACGCCGACCTGCGGGACGCGCTGATCGCCCGCGGCCGGGAGATCCAGTGGGTGCCCGAGCACATGCGGCACCGCTACGACAACTGGGTCGAGGGTCTCAACGGCGACTGGCTGATCAGCCGGCAGCGGTTCTTCGGCGTCCCGTTCCCGGTCTGGTACCGGCTGGACGCTTCCGGTGAGCCGATCCACGACGAGCCGATCCTGGCGCCGGAGTCGGCGCTGCCGGTCGACCCGTCGTCGGACGTCCCCGAGGGCTTCACCGAGGACCAGCGCGGCAAGCCGGGCGGGTTCATGGCCGACCCCGACGTGATGGACACCTGGGCGACGTCGTCGCTGTCGCCGCAGGTGGCCTCGGGCTGGGACACCGACCCCGAGCTGTTCGCCAAGGTCTTCCCGATGGACCAGCGGCCCCAGGCGCACGACATCATCCGCACCTGGCTGTTCTCCACCGTGGTCCGGGCGCACTTCGAGCACGGCAGCGCGCCCTGGTCGCACGCCACCATCTCCGGCTTCGTGGTCGACCCCGACCGCAAGAAGATGTCGAAGTCCAAGGGCAACGCGACGACGCCGATCGACGTCCTCGAGCGCTACGGCACCGACGCCGTGCGCTGGCGCGCCGCCGGGGCTCGGCCCGGGGCCGACTCGCCGTTCGACGAAGCGCAGATGAAGGTCGGCCGGCGGCTGGCGATGAAGATCCTCAACATCGGCAAGTTCGTGCTGGGGCTGGGCGCGGGCTCGGTGGACCTGGCGTCGGCGACCGAGCGGATCACCGAGCCCATCGACCGGGGGATGCTCACCGCCCTGGCCGCCGTCGTGGACGAGGCCACCGCGGCGATGGAGGCCTACAACTACACCCGTGCGCTCGAGGTCGCCGAGACGTTCTTCTGGTCGTTCTGCGACGACTACGTGGAGCTGGTGAAGTCCCGCGCCTACCGGAGCGACGACGCCGCCGCCTCCGCGCAGGCCGCCCTGGCGCTCGCCCTGTCGGTGCAGCTGCGGCTGTTCGCCCCGGTCCTGCCCTTCGTCACCGAGGAGGTCTGGTCCTGGTGGCAGACCGGCTCGGTGCACCGCGCCGCGTGGCCGTCGGCCGCCGAGCTGCCCGGGAACGGCGACCCTGCGGTGGTGACCGTGGCCGCCGCGGCGCTGGCCGCGGTGCGCAAGGCCAAGTCCGACGCCAAGCAATCGATGCGCGCCGACGTGGAGTCGGCGACCGTGACCGCGACGCCCGACCAGGTGCCGCTGGTGGAGGCGGTGCGCTCCGACCTGATCGACGCCGGTCGCATCCAGCTGCTGATGGTCCGCCCGGGCGAGGGCGCCCTGGCCGTCGACGTCGTCCTGGCCGGACCCGGCGCGGACTAG
- a CDS encoding ABC transporter permease: MTAPGALAFTAHRLTAYRHFWRSSLVSSVLEPALFLAAMGLTLGVLVDRGSGLPGGVDYLSFLAPGLLVAAAMQLGSFESTYPVLGAIKWDKTYEAVLATPAGVRDLLAGHLLYVAFRVGTSAALFLAVLVLFGAAESLLVLLTLPAALLTGLAFAAPITAFSATLDNDTGFAALQRFLVLPMFLFSGTFFPVDQLPRFFEWVAYATPLWHGVALSRGLSLGSIEAGAALLHVGYLLLWFLVGLALAARTLRRRLVT; the protein is encoded by the coding sequence GTGACCGCTCCCGGCGCCCTCGCCTTCACCGCTCACCGGCTCACCGCCTACCGGCACTTCTGGCGCAGCAGCCTGGTCAGCAGCGTGCTGGAGCCGGCGCTCTTCCTCGCGGCGATGGGGCTGACGCTGGGCGTCCTCGTCGACCGCGGCTCCGGCCTGCCCGGCGGCGTGGACTACCTGTCCTTCCTCGCGCCCGGCCTGCTGGTCGCCGCGGCGATGCAGCTGGGCAGCTTCGAGTCGACCTACCCGGTGCTCGGCGCGATCAAGTGGGACAAGACCTACGAGGCGGTGCTGGCCACGCCGGCGGGGGTGCGCGACCTGCTGGCCGGCCACCTGCTGTACGTCGCCTTCCGGGTGGGGACGTCGGCGGCGCTGTTCCTCGCCGTCCTCGTGCTGTTCGGTGCCGCCGAGAGCCTGCTCGTCCTGCTCACGCTGCCCGCAGCCCTGCTCACGGGTCTGGCCTTCGCCGCCCCCATCACCGCCTTCTCCGCGACGTTGGACAACGACACCGGCTTCGCCGCGCTGCAGCGGTTCCTGGTCCTGCCGATGTTCCTGTTCTCCGGGACGTTCTTCCCGGTGGACCAGCTGCCGCGGTTCTTCGAGTGGGTGGCCTACGCGACCCCGCTGTGGCACGGGGTGGCCCTCTCCCGCGGGCTGTCGCTGGGCTCGATCGAAGCGGGTGCCGCGCTGCTGCACGTCGGCTACCTGCTGCTGTGGTTCCTCGTGGGCCTGGCGCTCGCGGCACGCACCTTGCGCCGGAGGCTGGTCACGTGA